GCGGAAACGCAGGAACCCAACGAACCCCTAGCATACGCAATGAAGGCGTCTCTCACCTACTCCTCTATTGACTGGAAAGGGGAAAGTGCGGAGAGCAAGCAACAAAAACAAGCTTTGTTAGATGAGTTTAAATTATACGCGGACAAGACGCTGCAAACGGCTGAGAAGCTCACAGCAAGCGATCCCTTGCGGGGAAATCTCTACACCGCAGTAGGTCATTTTTTACAAGGCGCTCATACGATTGCGATCGCGAATCGAGATGCAATCAAAAGTGGCCCGCAAGCTTTGAGTAAATTGCAGCAGGTATTTGAATACCTCGATAAAGCTGAAAAAGTAGCACCTGATGATGCAGAACTCAACTTGCTCAAGGGGTATATGGATTTGATGATTGCGGTAAATTTGCCATTTTCCAACCCCAATCAAGCGATTGAACGCTTAGAAAAAGCAAGTCCGTCTTATTTGGCTTATCGAGGAATTGCCGTCGGCTATCGGGACTTGAAGAAGTACGATAAGGCGTGGGAATTTGCGGAGAAGGCAAGTCAAATCACGCCAAATAACCCAGAATTGTTCTATCTCAAGGGGCAGATCCTGGTTGAGCAAGGGAAGAAGAAAAACAATAACCAAGATTTGATCAAGCGAGCGGTGGAGAATTTTGACAAAGCGATCGCAAAAGAAGCCCAACTCCCGGCGAACGTCGTTAAACAGCTGAAGCGAGAACGCGATAAAGCACAACGCCGGATTACGGGAGGATGAAGCCTAAAAGGATGAAGTATAAACGATAGGATGAAAGAAAGGATGAAATGAGTTTGCGGTTCCAAAACAATGGATTGAAGCCGATTTCTCGAATTTCATCCTTTACACTTTATACTTCACGGTTGATATGCAGGTAGTGTTCCGCGAGTTTAACCCTTTCGATCTGTGGATCTGGCTGGAGTTCAGCATGGTTCCCTCGGAGATGGAAAAGCAGTATGTCGAGGAGGTGTTTAACTCCTGGTTCTTCTTGGGGAAATTGGGAGGATTTAATGCAGAAAATCTCCAAGTCCAGGATACGGGTTTAGATATCAGCTACATGGATTACGATTCTGACGCAGCGGATAACACGATGGTCTCGCTCATGCATAATATGGGCGAGTTTGAGTACGAAGGGGGATGGGCACGGTGCTGGCTCGATCTGGGAACCAGTGATGCGATCGCGCTTGATATCCTGATCAACTCTCTCAACCAGCTGAACAACGAATACGTAAGAATTGAACGTTTGTACATTGGCGGCGAAAATGAAGACTGGCCCGTTGAGGGTAGCGAAAGTCGCGCTGCCTTTAGTTACAACGAAAATTGACAAAAACGATGCACAAATCAGGTGAAATTCGGGTGCTTGCCTTGGGGCTGATTCGGAACGACGAGCGCATTTTTATTTCCGAAGGCTATGACCCCGTTAAGCAAAATACATTTTATCGCGCCTTAGGGGGCGGCGTTGACTTTGGAGAAACCAGCATTGACGCACTACAAAGAGAATTTCAAGAAGAAATTCAGGCTGAATTAACAAATATCCGATATCTTGGCTGTATCGAAAATTTGTTTACTTTCAATGGGAAGCCTGGTCACGAAATTATTCAACTGTATCAATGTGATTTTGTCGATCCTAAGCTTTATCAGATTGAGCGAACGATTTTTGCTGAAGGCGATCGCCAAAAAGCGGCACTTTGGGTAGAAATTAATCGTTTTACATCTGGCGAGTTGCGATTAGTCCCAGGAGAATTTTTGCATTACTTGTAATCTTGTAGGGACATGGCATTGCCATGTCCCTAGACCTAAAAAAACTACATCCCTCGCGGATTAAGATTTATCGGAACATACTGCTGACAGAACTATCTTCGTGAACCCGCCAAATAGTTTCGCCCAGCACATTGGCGACCGAAAGAACCGTCAGTTGTTTAAATCTATCTGCTTCGGGGACTGGGATGGTGTTGGTGACAATCACCTCTTCAAATATCCCGCTTGAGAGCCGCTCAATCGCGGGTGGAGAGAAAACTGCATGGGTAGCACAGGCATATACCTGCCTAGCGCCTTCTTTGCGTAACAACCGAGCGCCCTCTGAAATGGTGCCGCCGGTGTCAATCATGTCGTCTACTAAGACGGCTGTTTTGCCTTCGACATCGCCAATCAGATTCATTACTTCTGCTACGTTATGCGCTTGCCGACGCTTATCAATAATCGCCAACGGCGCATCGTTCAGCTTTTTCGCAAACGCTCTAGCTCTAGCCACACCACCTACATCCGGTGAAACAACAACCAAGTCAGATAGTTGCTTGTTTGCCAGGTAATTGATGAGGGCGGGTGAGCCGTAGACGTGATCGAAGGGAATATCAAAGTATCCCTGAATCTGGGCTGAGTGCAAATCCATCGCCAAAATCCGGCTGGCTCCAGCCTCTGTAATCAGGTTCGCAACCAGCTTGGCGGTAATGGATTCGCGTCCCGCTGTTTTGCGGTCGGCTCTCGCATAGCCATAATAAGGAATGACTGCGGTAATTTGTCGAGCCGAGGCGCGGCGACAGGCGTCAACCATGATCAGCAATTCCATCAAGTGATCGTTCACCGGATGGCAAGTGGGTTGAATTAAGTAGACGTCACACCCTCGAATCGATTCTTGAATTTGAATGTAAAGCTCTCCATCAGCAAACCGCTTGCGAACCATTGGTCCCAAGTCCATGCCTAGATAGCGAGCAACTTCCTGAGAGAGGGGTATATTAGCAGAGCCGGAAAACAGTCGCAGACGATTGTTATCTGCTATTTGTGGCAGCGTAGGCTGAAGCGATATAGTGGGAGAACGGAGCACAGCAGACCCTCAAGAGCTACTTCGATCGCAATCTTATCATTGTCGCCGAAAAGACTTATCAAATTTATTTGTTAAGAAGGGATGAATATCTGAATCACTGGTTACAGAATATCTAAAAAATTGCTCTACAGACAAGAATTAGAAAGTTTTGGTCTTAAGTTTGAGAACCTAACTCTTCAATGCAGGTTTCTTCAGGTATGACCATCTCAGTAGAATGGCTTAGTTTTTGGAATCTTAAGTAAACTGTCAAGATAACGTCTCCGTATTTCTCCTGATAAAACATAAACTTTAGATCGCATAGGCAAGTCAAATGTACAGATTTCTAGACAAATGCTTTGATAATAAATAATTTTTTAACAAATAGAAAGCAAAGTAAAAATACATTAAGGGAACGCGATCGCCGATTAGCCGCATCGGAAAGTCCGACTGATGGCTGGGGGGAGCGACTCACTTTCCAACAAGCTCCAACAAGCCAAAATTAGAAGCTGATGGAACGGTGAGCGACAGCTTTTGCCAAAATAGATCCAAGAAGGTAAGGTAGCATAGCTTTGTCATAATTGCATCTTGAAAAGCCCTTCTTCCCTAGCCCTTATTTATGCAACCCCCGATTGTCATTGGAACGATTCTACAAAACCGCTACCGCTTGATCGGTATTCTCGGTCAGGGAGGGTTCGGACGAACGTATCTAGCAGAGGACCAGGGGCGCTTTAGCGAACGATGTGCCTTAAAGGAATTAATTCCTGCTCAAGAATCAGCTTATGCACTGGAGAAAGCAAGGGAACTGTTTCAGCGAGAGGCGACGACTCTTTACCAAATCCAGCACCCGCAGATTCCCCAGTTTCGGGCTACTTTTGAGCAAGATCAGCGGTTGTTCCTAGTGCAGGACTATGTGGAGGGGAAGACTTATCGGATGCTGCTTGATGAGCGTCGGAGTCAAGGCAACACTTTCTCGGAGGTAGAAGTGGTGCAATTTCTGCGGCAGTTGTTGCCCGTCTTAGCGCACATCCATGTTAAAGGGATTATTCATCGGGATATTGCGCCGGACAATATTATTTTACGGGAGAGCGATCGCTTACCTGTGCTGATCGATTTCGGCGTGGTTAAGGAGCTGGCAACTCGGTTTCAGCTACCAGATGTTACCAGACCAATCGCGACAACGGTGGGGAAACCCGGTTATGCCCCCAGCGAACAAATACAGGCAGGGCAAGCTTACCCTAGCAGCGACCTCTACGCTTTAGCGGCGACGGCTGCGGTAATGCTCACAGGCAAAGAGCCAGCAGAATTGCTGGATGCGACTCAGCTAACGTGGCAATGGCGCAGGTGGGCGAACGTCAGCGATGGGTTCGCTCAAGTATTGAATCGGATGTTAAGTTATCGACCGGGCGATCGCTACCAATCAGCTGGAGAGGTTGTACAAGCACTCCAATCTCTGACGAATACAACCGCCGCTCTTCAACCGCCACCCGCAACTTTTCAACCTCCACCACCGATCCAACCGCCACCCGCAACTTTTCAACCTCCACCTGCTAACCCGCAACCGTCAGCTCCCAGCCCCCAACCGCCCCGTCCGACTACTTCCCAAGTACAAACAGTAGCGGTAGGACGCCGACCCGATCCGGTGACACCTAACCAAAATACTCCTGGCAACCCGGTCAATCCGAATGCCGCCCGTCCAACTCGACCCGATCCAGTGATTCCCGAACCGCGCCGCTCGACTTGGGAAGATCCTTGGGCTGTCTTCGCAGTTGTAATCAGTCTTGCTTTATTAGCTGGACTGGGTTCTTGGGCGTTAGTCAGCTTTGTGATTAATCGGCAGCCTCAACCAGATCCAACGCCGATAGTTTCTGACACACCAACACCAACGCCCACACCAACGCCAACGCCCACACCAACGCCAACGCCCACACCCAGCTTAGAACCAGTAGCGTACAGTCAGCGCCTAAACTTAGTACCCGGTCAAACGCTGAATAAACAAGGAAATCTCAAAGGAAACGAAACTCTGAACTACATCATTCGTGGAGAACAAGATCAACAATTAAATTCCTTGCTGAATGACGAAGGCGTGTTAATGACGGTGTTGGGACCCGATCAAAACCCAATTAGTAACAATGCTAGGCGAGTCCGAAGTTGGACAGGAACGCTTCCCTTTACCGGCAATTACACCATTCAGCTAAGTCCGATCAAGGGGTTGCCTCAGAGCGACTATAACTTACAGATTAGCCTTGCGAACCCAGTCCCAACGCCAACGCCGACACCCACACCCACTCCGACACCTACTCCTACTCCCACTCCTCCCGCCGGTCAATTTGATACTCAACCGATTACCTTCCCTCCCGGCGAACCGGCTGTGCAGGTTTCGGCTCGAACCAGTCCGCAGCGGATTAAGCGTTACTTGGTAAATGTGCAACAAGGACAGGTACTGAAGGCGGACATTCAACCAGGTGGGGCAACTTTAGATATTCGGTATCCCGATGGCACTCTCGTGGAAGATGCCTCTGGCGTTTTGTCTTGGCAGGCTCAGGTGCCTCGCGCTGGAAATTATCAAATTGATGTAATTGCGCCAGAGGATACACCCTTTACGCTAGATATTAGTGTTCGGTAATGGGTAATCGATGGTGGGTAAACCTTAGAAGATGGATTTCCAACTTTACAAGCTTCCAACTTCTACTGACAACTGACGAGTGACAACTGACGAGTGACAACTACTTTGAACGCGCTACTAATTACTGGAACCGATACGGACGCTGGGAAAACAGTTTTGACTGCGGCTTTGGCAGCTTATTGGCAGATGTATTGTCCTGCCAAAAGCTTAGGGATGATGAAGCCAATTCAGTCGGGAACTGGGGATAGAGAACTTTACAATCAGTTATTTTCTCTCAATCAATCTTTAGAGGAAATTAATCCGTTGTACTTCCAGGCACCCTTAGCGCCTCCCATCGCTGCTGAACGGGAAGGAAGGAGTGTTGACTTAGGAAAAGCTTGGCAAGCGTTTGAAAATCTGCGGCGTCAGCGAGATTTTGTGCTGATAGAAGCATTGGGAGGATTGGGTTCGCCGGTTACGCACGAACTCACGGTGGCGGATTTGGCTAGGGATTGGGGGTTGCCAACGGTATTAGTGGTGCCGGTAAGATTAGGAGCGATCGCCCAAGCGGTTGCGAATGTTGCCCTCTCTCGTCAGTCGGGTGTACACCTCAAAGGCATCGTCCTGAATTGCGTTCAACCTCTTACCGAACAAGAAATCGCCGATTGGTGTCCAATCGATTTGATTGAGTCTTTCACCAATACCCCAGTTTTTGGGATTCTGCCCAATCTGAGCGACCTCAGCGATCTCGGTAAACTCGCTCAAGTTGCGTCAGATTTAGATATAGAGCGATTGATGCCACTTTAACCAAAATTCAAAGATAACCAAGGGTAGGGAGTCAAGTTCTGGCGATACACCGCCCTACCCGATTAATTCCTTCACGTCATCATAAATTTTTGGAGTCTGAATAAGATGTTTGCCACTTCTTTAAGCCCTCTTTCTGTTGATTCATCTCGGATTCGACCGGAAATTCAAGCATTGCAGCCGATGCTGGTGGAGTTGCGGCGGCGGCTGCATCAGCGCCCTGAATTAGGCTTTCGAGAGCATTTAACTGCCGAGTTAGTTTCCCAAAAACTGCAAGAATGGGGAATTGAACATGAAACTGGCATTGCAAACACTGGAATTGTTGGCACAATTACTGGTAATAAACCCGGTAAAGTGTTGGCAATTCGGGCCGATATGGATGCCCTGCCGATTCAAGAAGAGAATGATGTGCCTTATCGGTCGCAGCATGATGGAGTGATGCACGCTTGCGGTCATGATGGACATACAGCGATCGCTCTCTCGACGGCTTACTATCTCTCTGAGCATCGCGATGACTTTGCTGGCACTGTAAAAATTATCTTCCAACCCGCTGAGGAAGGGCCAGGAGGTGCCAAGCCGATGATTGAAGCCGGTGTCTTACAAAATCCCCAGGTGGATGGGATTATCGGGCTGCATTTATGGAATAATCTGCCTCTCGGCACTGTGGGAGTCCGTACAGGTGCTTTGATGGCAGCAACAGAAGGTTTTCGCTGCACGATTCAAGGCAAAGGCGGACACGGGGCGATTCCTCATCAAACAGTTGATTCAATTTTAGTCAGCGCTCATATTGTTACTGCCTTGCAGACAATTGTGGCTCGAAATGTCTCGCCCCTAGAGTCCGCCGTCGTTACCGTCGGGGAACTTCATGCAGGCAAAGCGCTTAACGTAATTGCTGATACGGCTTTCTTCACGGGTACTGTGAGATATTTCAATCCGGTTCTAGGAGAACTTATTCCGCAACGGATCGAGCAGATTATTGCGGGTATTTGTCAAAGCCACGGTGCCACTTATCAACTGGACTACAAGCGGCTTTATCCTCCGGTGATTAATGATGCCAAGATGGCGGAACTCGTGCGTTCTGTAGCGGAAGGGGTGGTAGAAACTCCGATTGGAATTGTGCCAGAATGCCAAACAATGGGCGGCGAAGATATGTCTTTCTTTTTGCAAGCGTTGCCCGGTTGCTATTTCTTTTTGGGTTCGGCGAATGTAGAAAAAGAGTTAGCGTATCCGCACCATCATCCGCGATTTAATTTTGATGAAACAGCACTGGAGATGGGTGTTGAGATATTTGTCAGGTGTGTTGAGAAATTTTGCAGAGTGGAGGATTGAAGGCTTGTCAGGATGAAGGTTTAAAGGATCGTTTGAGTCTGTAATTGCTAACCTGCTAACCTGAAACTCGCTGGCAATCTTTCTTCAATCCCATGAGGTGCTGATGACTTCTCAACTGCCAAATTTAACTGATTTGCAACAGGCACAGCAAGCGATCGCAGACTTCGAGCAATCTAGCGCTCCCAGCGTTTGGTCTAGTTTAGATAAACAGCAAGTCATTGCTGATATGCGATCGCGTCTAATCGATCCCTTTCAAGTAAATCAAGGGGGACAACCCTTCTGCGGGCCAGCATCGATTGTATTTGAGCTGGTTCGCAAGCAGCCCCTCAAATACGTAAAAATTTGCCGCAGTTTATTTGAAATCGGCGGTTTTCAAGCGAGAACTCGATATATCCAAGCATCGCCCAGACTGCGCCAAAGCCAAGGCAGACTGCGGATGGGGATGGCAGATTGGATGCTATTGGCAACCTTGCGCGAATCAGAAAACCTGATTTTTCCAGTCGAACCCAACGCCCCCAACATCATTCGGAATCTGGGCGGGATGACGAAATCATGGGAGATGAAAGGCTGGGTGAAAGAAGTGCTGGGCTATCGTCAATTTAAATATGCCCATACCTATATTTATGGCGAATTTGATGCGATGCGCGAAGCCGCAGAAGTCATCGCCAGCGGTGGCGTAGCGTTTGCTTTGGTTACGGCAGAAGGGTTACTCAGCAACAAACCGCCACTACTGCCTTACCCGACTCACTGGATTTCCCTATTAGGCAATATTGTGATTCAACCAGGTAAACCTTGGCACCACGATAGCGGACATATCAGCTTCGACATCTACACTTGGGCAAGAAAGATGCACGTAGACGCAGCTGAGGGTCCATTCGAGGATTATTTTTGGGGAATTGTCATGGGAAGAATGTAAAATTCTCAAGGAATATTTCATACCTTAGTAGGTAGACACAAAAAAACCGAAAATATAGATAGAAAGCCGGTTTGAAAAAAACAGCCTTCTAAAATATCTACAATCTACTGAGTTATGAAACGACCTGCTGTGCGAACCTCTGCCGTATTTCTTACCGTTGCATTCTTACTGTCAGCCTGCACCCAAACGAACCCTGTGGGCACAAACCCCACTACTGCCCCTTCAGCAGCCCCAGGTTCATCTAGTGCCATTCCGATTGGGATTGCCTTAGCGCAAACCAGTAACGTCGCTCTCCTCGGTCAGGAAGGCATTGCGGGTGCCAAAATTGCCGAGAAATACTTTAATGACAAAGGTGGTATTGACGGCACCCCGATTAAATTGATTGTTCAGGACACAGGTGGAGAGGAAGCCGGAGCGATTAATGCCTTTCAAACCCTAATTAGTCAGAATAAAGTTGTCGGCATTGTTGGACCAACTCTTTCGCAGCAAGCATTTAGTGCCGACCCCATTGCAGAGAGAACCAAAGTGCCAGTTATTGGAGCATCCAACACTGCTAAAGGAATTCCGGAGATTGGAGATTATGTTGCTCGTGTCTCAGCACCCGTTTCCATTGTCGCTCCTCTCTCGCTAAAAGCAGCCCTCAAGCTTAACCCAAATATCAAGAAAGTTGCGGTATTTTACGCTCAGAATGATGCATTTAGTAAGTCGGAGACAGAAATTTTTCAGCAAACAGTTAAAGACCAGAAACTTGATTTAGTAACGGTACAAAAGTTCCAGACGAGCGATACGGACTTTCAAACGCAAACCACCAATACTATTAACTTAAAACCCGATTTAGTGATTATTTCTGGACTAGCGGCAGACGGAGGAAACTTGGTTCGCCAACTGCGGGAACTGGGTTATAAAGGTACTATTGTTGGGGGCAATGGATTTAATACTTCCAATATATTTAATGTGTGTAAAGTTCTCTGTGATGGAGTTCTAGTTGCACAAGCTTATAGCCCCGAATACTCTAGTGAGGTGAACGCTGCCTTTCGCACCGCTTATCTCAATCAATATAAAAAAGAACCCCCGCAGTTTAGTGCCCAAGCCTTTGCAGCGGTTCAAGTGTATGCAGAGGCTCTGAAAGCTTTAAATCAGAAAACTAAAATTAGCACAATGCCGCTACCGCAACTACGTACAGAACTGAACAGGCAGTTGCTAGCTGGTACGTACCAGACACCACTAGGTGAGATTGGCTTTACGCCAGTAGGCGATGTCAAACAAAAAGAATTCTACGTCGCACAACTTAAGGTAGATGCAGACGGAAATAATGGTAAATTCGCTTTAGTTAAATAACGATAGGGTGGGCAAAGCCCACCCTAATCAAAAATATATGGATATCACTCTTTTTTTACAACAATTCCTAAACGGTTTATCTATTGGCAGTATTTACGCAATTTTTGCTTTGGGATACACTCTAATTTTTTCTATCTTAGGGATTATTAATTTTGCTCATGGGGCACTCTTTACTTTAGGAGCGTACTTCACTTATGCCCTGATGGGAGGAACATTTGGATTTAACGGATTATTTGCAAATGCAAGTTTACCGATAAAGCTTCCATTTGCACTAGCATTAATTTTAGGGAGTACGCTGGCTGGTTTGGTTGGGGTTGGAATTGAGCGTGTTGCTTTTCGACCTTTGCGACGTAAAGGCTCTGATCCTCTGCTGACGGTAGTTTCTAGCCTTGGTGTAGCCTTAGTAATTGTAAATTTAATCCAGTATTTGGTGGGAGCAGAAAGTTATAGTTTTCCTGCAAATACTTACGGTAACTTGCCTCCTTCTATCAACTTTGGTACGGGAGAAAACCCAATTCCTATCCGTAGCGTTCAAATTGTAATTTTTAGTGTATGTGTAATAATTTTGGCGATCCTCACTTATTGCATAAACCGTACTAAATTTGGTAAAGCGATGAAAGCTGTAGCTGAAGATCCGATAACTGCTAGTTTGCTAGGGATCAATACCGACTTTTTTATTGTCCTGACGTTTTTCGTCAGCAGTTTCTTAGCGGGATTAGCAGGGACTTTGGTAGGGTCTAGTGTAAGTATCGCTGGACCCTACTTGGGTATTGCATTTGGA
This is a stretch of genomic DNA from Coleofasciculus sp. FACHB-T130. It encodes these proteins:
- the bioD gene encoding dethiobiotin synthase, translated to MNALLITGTDTDAGKTVLTAALAAYWQMYCPAKSLGMMKPIQSGTGDRELYNQLFSLNQSLEEINPLYFQAPLAPPIAAEREGRSVDLGKAWQAFENLRRQRDFVLIEALGGLGSPVTHELTVADLARDWGLPTVLVVPVRLGAIAQAVANVALSRQSGVHLKGIVLNCVQPLTEQEIADWCPIDLIESFTNTPVFGILPNLSDLSDLGKLAQVASDLDIERLMPL
- a CDS encoding M20 family metallopeptidase, coding for MFATSLSPLSVDSSRIRPEIQALQPMLVELRRRLHQRPELGFREHLTAELVSQKLQEWGIEHETGIANTGIVGTITGNKPGKVLAIRADMDALPIQEENDVPYRSQHDGVMHACGHDGHTAIALSTAYYLSEHRDDFAGTVKIIFQPAEEGPGGAKPMIEAGVLQNPQVDGIIGLHLWNNLPLGTVGVRTGALMAATEGFRCTIQGKGGHGAIPHQTVDSILVSAHIVTALQTIVARNVSPLESAVVTVGELHAGKALNVIADTAFFTGTVRYFNPVLGELIPQRIEQIIAGICQSHGATYQLDYKRLYPPVINDAKMAELVRSVAEGVVETPIGIVPECQTMGGEDMSFFLQALPGCYFFLGSANVEKELAYPHHHPRFNFDETALEMGVEIFVRCVEKFCRVED
- a CDS encoding ABC transporter substrate-binding protein gives rise to the protein MKRPAVRTSAVFLTVAFLLSACTQTNPVGTNPTTAPSAAPGSSSAIPIGIALAQTSNVALLGQEGIAGAKIAEKYFNDKGGIDGTPIKLIVQDTGGEEAGAINAFQTLISQNKVVGIVGPTLSQQAFSADPIAERTKVPVIGASNTAKGIPEIGDYVARVSAPVSIVAPLSLKAALKLNPNIKKVAVFYAQNDAFSKSETEIFQQTVKDQKLDLVTVQKFQTSDTDFQTQTTNTINLKPDLVIISGLAADGGNLVRQLRELGYKGTIVGGNGFNTSNIFNVCKVLCDGVLVAQAYSPEYSSEVNAAFRTAYLNQYKKEPPQFSAQAFAAVQVYAEALKALNQKTKISTMPLPQLRTELNRQLLAGTYQTPLGEIGFTPVGDVKQKEFYVAQLKVDADGNNGKFALVK
- a CDS encoding DUF3531 family protein; this encodes MQVVFREFNPFDLWIWLEFSMVPSEMEKQYVEEVFNSWFFLGKLGGFNAENLQVQDTGLDISYMDYDSDAADNTMVSLMHNMGEFEYEGGWARCWLDLGTSDAIALDILINSLNQLNNEYVRIERLYIGGENEDWPVEGSESRAAFSYNEN
- a CDS encoding Sll0314/Alr1548 family TPR repeat-containing protein, with product MAVSVWSSPSLADDPFRSSNPRNIGDSTEAAFKAIFEKGNYLEAKRYLQQAETQEPNEPLAYAMKASLTYSSIDWKGESAESKQQKQALLDEFKLYADKTLQTAEKLTASDPLRGNLYTAVGHFLQGAHTIAIANRDAIKSGPQALSKLQQVFEYLDKAEKVAPDDAELNLLKGYMDLMIAVNLPFSNPNQAIERLEKASPSYLAYRGIAVGYRDLKKYDKAWEFAEKASQITPNNPELFYLKGQILVEQGKKKNNNQDLIKRAVENFDKAIAKEAQLPANVVKQLKRERDKAQRRITGG
- a CDS encoding branched-chain amino acid ABC transporter permease; this encodes MDITLFLQQFLNGLSIGSIYAIFALGYTLIFSILGIINFAHGALFTLGAYFTYALMGGTFGFNGLFANASLPIKLPFALALILGSTLAGLVGVGIERVAFRPLRRKGSDPLLTVVSSLGVALVIVNLIQYLVGAESYSFPANTYGNLPPSINFGTGENPIPIRSVQIVIFSVCVIILAILTYCINRTKFGKAMKAVAEDPITASLLGINTDFFIVLTFFVSSFLAGLAGTLVGSSVSIAGPYLGIAFGLKGLAVIVLGGLGSIPGAVLGGLAIGLVEAFVPSDYSAYKDAFAFGILFIMLIVRPQGLLGRRLIQKV
- a CDS encoding serine/threonine-protein kinase: MQPPIVIGTILQNRYRLIGILGQGGFGRTYLAEDQGRFSERCALKELIPAQESAYALEKARELFQREATTLYQIQHPQIPQFRATFEQDQRLFLVQDYVEGKTYRMLLDERRSQGNTFSEVEVVQFLRQLLPVLAHIHVKGIIHRDIAPDNIILRESDRLPVLIDFGVVKELATRFQLPDVTRPIATTVGKPGYAPSEQIQAGQAYPSSDLYALAATAAVMLTGKEPAELLDATQLTWQWRRWANVSDGFAQVLNRMLSYRPGDRYQSAGEVVQALQSLTNTTAALQPPPATFQPPPPIQPPPATFQPPPANPQPSAPSPQPPRPTTSQVQTVAVGRRPDPVTPNQNTPGNPVNPNAARPTRPDPVIPEPRRSTWEDPWAVFAVVISLALLAGLGSWALVSFVINRQPQPDPTPIVSDTPTPTPTPTPTPTPTPTPTPSLEPVAYSQRLNLVPGQTLNKQGNLKGNETLNYIIRGEQDQQLNSLLNDEGVLMTVLGPDQNPISNNARRVRSWTGTLPFTGNYTIQLSPIKGLPQSDYNLQISLANPVPTPTPTPTPTPTPTPTPTPPAGQFDTQPITFPPGEPAVQVSARTSPQRIKRYLVNVQQGQVLKADIQPGGATLDIRYPDGTLVEDASGVLSWQAQVPRAGNYQIDVIAPEDTPFTLDISVR
- a CDS encoding ribose-phosphate pyrophosphokinase, with amino-acid sequence MLRSPTISLQPTLPQIADNNRLRLFSGSANIPLSQEVARYLGMDLGPMVRKRFADGELYIQIQESIRGCDVYLIQPTCHPVNDHLMELLIMVDACRRASARQITAVIPYYGYARADRKTAGRESITAKLVANLITEAGASRILAMDLHSAQIQGYFDIPFDHVYGSPALINYLANKQLSDLVVVSPDVGGVARARAFAKKLNDAPLAIIDKRRQAHNVAEVMNLIGDVEGKTAVLVDDMIDTGGTISEGARLLRKEGARQVYACATHAVFSPPAIERLSSGIFEEVIVTNTIPVPEADRFKQLTVLSVANVLGETIWRVHEDSSVSSMFR
- a CDS encoding NUDIX hydrolase, with product MHKSGEIRVLALGLIRNDERIFISEGYDPVKQNTFYRALGGGVDFGETSIDALQREFQEEIQAELTNIRYLGCIENLFTFNGKPGHEIIQLYQCDFVDPKLYQIERTIFAEGDRQKAALWVEINRFTSGELRLVPGEFLHYL